Genomic window (Pradoshia sp. D12):
TGACGTGACCGTAGCAATGGATGAACAAGCCAATAAGATTGTCTTTACCCTGTCGGTCAATAAGAAAGACATGGGGAAGGTAATCGGCAAACAGGGGCGTGTAGCTAAAGCTATTCGAACAGTAGTGTATACTGCTGCATCCAAGAATGACAAAAAAGTCTATCTGGAAATACGCGATTGAAAAAAGGAGGGAGCAATCCCTCCTTTTTCTTATATATTCATGCATACTCACTAAGGGCTGAGCAAGAGGGCAAGGAGATGAGGTAACGAAGATGTTGCCACAGGATGTGGCGTTTTTAGTCTTCGTTCCTTGAATTAGGCCCTTCAGCTTTTGGTTGTCATCCAGCTTCATGAGCTAGGAGTTCGGGACATAAGCATAGCCTCTACAGGAGGGCAACAGGATGTTGGACACAAAGACGTTGCGACACGATGTGGCGTTCTTAGTCTTTGTACCTTATCCCCCCTTCCGAGCCTCTGTCTTATGCTCCTCACTCCTGGGCGAGCTCTTTCAGCTTTTGGTTGTCATCTAGCTTCGACGGCTAGAAGCTCAGGACATAAGCATGGTCTCTTCTGGAGGGGAGAGCGCCTCCCTCCGAACCCCTGTCTTATGCTCCTCGCGGGCCTACAGGATGTAGGTCATGAAGACGTTGCCACAGGACGTGGCGAATTTAGTCTTCGTTCCTTGAATATGGGCCCTTCAGCTTTTGGTTGTCATCCAGCTTCGACGGCTAGAAGCTCAGGACATAAGCATGGTCTCTTCGGGAGGGGAGAGCACCTCCCCTCCGAGCCCCTGTCTTATGCTCCTCGCTTCTGGGCGAGCCGTCTCAGCTTTTGGTTGTCATCTAGCTTCGACGGCTAGAAGCTCAGGACATAAGCATGGTCTCTTCTGGAGGGGAGAGCGCCTCCCTCCGAACCCCTGTCTTATGCTCCTCGCGGGCCTACAGGATGTAGGTCATGAAGACGTTGCCACAGGACGTGGCGAATTTAGTCTTCGTTCCTTGAATATGGGCCCTTCAGCTTTTGGTTGTCATCCAGCTTCGACGGCTAGAAGCTCAGGACATAAGCATGGTCTCTTCGGGAGGGGAGAGCACCTCCCCTCCGAGCCCCTGTCTTATGCTCCTCGCTTCTGGGCG
Coding sequences:
- a CDS encoding KH domain-containing protein — encoded protein: MIELIETIVKPLVDHPDDVTVAMDEQANKIVFTLSVNKKDMGKVIGKQGRVAKAIRTVVYTAASKNDKKVYLEIRD